A genomic window from Sparus aurata chromosome 14, fSpaAur1.1, whole genome shotgun sequence includes:
- the ppp1r3aa gene encoding uncharacterized protein ppp1r3aa, with protein sequence MEAMYIKPWEEDGVLLKAEGQEKSGEPEEGATEASSRTGSTTEEETDEDSEPEPPPVVRRKVSFADAFGLNLVSVKEFNNAEETESDVSLPPEREATLPLEEFYMSCLFTVPSSPEELDQRLQAQMVELESIELLPGTTTIRGIVRVVNLCFSKSVYARMSLDRWASFFDLLAEYVPGSSDRKTDRFAFKYTLIPPFEREGTRLDICLRYETSVGTFWANNRDMNYVLFCHQRGHVHEHGPYVQGESASYRCTRSCLKGYRRGSAEEKTRDTSNTSAVVAAAATDKAAETDRKTLDSTEIQSLLHRKEHKPSVDSIKSGRRATRLARVQDYLSQRRQHIPESDSHDSGNGGQKVSQPLPALWGDPASFLHKRQKKQSNESPQALTYHEIPLLTLDWNSDKAHRRGSAHVGDIWNGTAKMTLSRAAVENIEDPPSVNDMWEAFLNGTDDIAGTETSVCDAWQAFLNGPSCTNRSGVRESEWLQTAASVSPSNDNGAKTKYAASSQEQESQVGADTPTTLHGQTSAACQPLPETSPANVALNTADHQPAEACVSSPRDDDTTTRDAFQRSETNSVTDTPQEFSLEGATPVSKGSVDSSAECHKQATWERERDGIIESAEGIGQDEPFTPNTADFVTSSGELETTDMTAEPESQNASTVDRISQGARLAEGLSSSGEGQGTGTSHNATDDTLAFRGTIRQGTKDGERFVFSTSRQGAEEGMAKGCTENEVVTGEEIFRPQETEECEISQRYADGKHREEFRLNRNSENPLEENESGEDETRPAQSHADEFNPDQTCDETFERSQTMARKFKLGESENDDAAWQKEGLEVFREAQVDTSCCATSEETTRLIGAEVGITQVLNEDAWQRNDGTHDEQTRSVQAGEVGDSVGQKSETGEHALASDQTEEGKCSSSERIIEERQEINLPTKTRIRYDHDTSPTDKCNPHPVEKAEMRQTHSQDNLKDQREDAGHEISPEEVTAKETGAKRNTSTDLQRRAETLERIEEDMSQRDKDERVSIGKLKIEAPGELMGNVGNPQGERRSAPAQLKEQELSAEVESSPRVECKKLSEGTKDPLTAENTAPLQVIESGVEETFVERFGEDLVRRIWEEVFDLKAQASDRDANFDDGMVGELVDTADITLDRHLPFEKDSDDAFDSGVFSLTELPPDPNSSLCRGLEQTIATESNEYSPNEKSQSLYTIEQTHLLPESQADSDSSAPLSQDLILAAGRRLTESAQSSPSDQGNCAQIKAPSVTRQGTGRQIEESAVAHKERFNQSVPRERSPSETLKESDSLVWWSVLYILSHVIRLLICALLVAGFFLVVFMWDFPAFSALYGFSLSWWFYKWKRHRVMGNKGMVG encoded by the exons ATGGAGGCCATGTACATCAAACCCTGGGAAGAGGACGGGGTGCTGTTAAAGGCAGAGGGACAGGAAAAAAGTGGGGAGCCGGAAGAGGGAGCGACGGAGGCCTCGTCTCGGACGGGTTCCACGACAGAAGAGGAAACGGACGAGGACTCGGAACCAGAGCCCCCACCGGTTGTTCGGAGGAAGGTGTCATTCGCAGATGCATTTGGCCTTAACCTGGTATCAGTTAAAGAGTTTAACAATGCTGAGGAGACAGAGTCGGATGTCAGCCTGCCCCCTGAGAGGGAGGCAACCCTTCCTTTGGAGGAGTTCTACATGTCCTGTCTGTTTACAGTCCCCTCGTCCCCGGAGGAGCTGGACCAGAGGCTGCAGGCGCAGATGGTCGAGTTGGAAAGCATCGAGCTCCTTCCTGGAACCACCACAATCCGCGGCATCGTCAGGGTGGTCAACCTCTGCTTCAGCAAGTCCGTTTACGCTCGAATGAGCCTGGATCGCTGGGCGAGCTTCTTCGACCTGCTGGCGGAGTACGTGCCTGGGTCTAGCGATAGGAAAACAGACAGGTTTGCCTTCAAGTATACCCTGATTCCTCCCTTTGAGAGAGAGGGGACCAGACTGGACATCTGTCTGCGTTATGAGACCTCAGTGGGAACATTTTGGGCTAATAACAGGGACATGAACTATGTGCTGTTCTGCCACCAGAGGGGACACGTACATGAGCATGGGCCTTACGTACAAGGGGAGAGTGCCAGCTACAGGTGCACAAGGAGCTGTCTGAAAGGCTACAG GAGGGGAAGTGCAGAGGAAAAGACCAGGGACACCAGTAACACATCGGCTGTGGTTGCAG CGGCGGCCACGGATAAAGCAGCGGAGACTGACAGGAAGACACTGGACAGCACAGAGATACAATCACTACTACACCGCAAAGAACACAAACCTTCG GTGGATAGCATAAAAAGCGGACGCAGAGCAACACGTTTGGCCCGTGTGCAGGACTACCTCTCCCAAAGGAGGCAGCACATACCAGAGTCTGATTCACATGACTCAGGCAACGGTGGCCAGAAAGTTTCTCAGCCGTTGCCAGCGCTGTGGGGTGACCCTGCCAGCTTTCTCCATAAACGCCAGAAGAAACAATCCAACGAGAGTCCACAGGCACTCACTTACCATGAGATTCCCCTGCTTACGCTGGACTGGAACAGTGACAAAGCCCATCGGCGAGGGTCCGCTCACGTGGGTGACATCTGGAATGGGACAGCTAAAATGACCCTGTCGAGAGCGGCAGTGGAAAATATAGAGGATCCACCTTCTGTTAATGATATGTGGGAGGCCTTTCTTAACGGTACAGATGATATCGCTGGTACAGAGACCTCAGTATGCGATGCGTGGCAGGCATTTCTTAATGGGCCAAGCTGTACGAACCGCTCGGGCGTTCGAGAGTCAGAGTGGCTGCAGACAGCGGCGTCGGTGTCTCCCTCAAACGATAACGGGGCCAAGACCAAATATGCAGCAAGCAGTCAAGAGCAGGAATCTCAGGTGGGCGCGGATACACCCACCACCTTACACGGGCAAACCTCGGCAGCATGTCAGCCGCTGCCAGAAACATCGCCGGCTAATGTCGCCTTGAACACTGCGGACCACCAGCCAGCAGAGGCATGTGTCAGCAGCCCACGAGATGACGACACGACGACACGAGATGCCTTCCaaaggtcagagacaaactccGTAACAGACACTCCGCAGGAATTTAGCCTCGAGGGGGCAACGCCTGTGTCCAAGGGCTCTGTTGACAGTTCAGCGGAGTGTCACAAGCAAGCGACGTGGGAGCGAGAAAGAGACGGAATAATAGAAAGTGCAGAAGGAATAGGACAGGATGAGCCCTTCACGCCGAACACAGCCGACTTCGTAACAAGCTCAGGGGAGTTGGAGACAACAGACATGACAGCAGAGCCAGAGTCTCAGAATGCCAGCACCGTTGATAGGATCTCACAGGGAGCAAGGCTGGCTGAGGGTCTTTCTTCCAGCGGGGAAGGGCAGGGTACGGGTACCTCGCACAATGCGACGGATGACACGCTGGCATTTAGGGGGACAATCAGACAGGGGACAAAGGATGGGGAGAGGTTTGTCTTTTCCACATCCAGACAAGGAGCCGAGGAAGGGATGGCGAAGGGCTGCACAGAAAATGAAGTAGTTACAGGAGAGGAGATATTTAGGCCACAGGAAACAGAGGAGTGTGAAATCTCCCAGAGGTATGCAGATGGAAAGCATCGTGAGGAATTCAGGCTGAACCGAAACAGTGAAAATCCATTAGAGGAGAATGAGAGCGGCGAAGATGAAACAAGGCCTGCACAGTCACACGCAGATGAATTCAATCCGGACCAGACCTGCGACGAGACATTTGAGCGAAGCCAAACAATGGCAAGAAAATTCAAATTGGGGGAATCAGAGAATGACGATGCCGCATGGCAAAAGGAAGGCTTGGAAGTATTCAGAGAGGCACAGGTGGACACTTCCTGCTGTGCAACGAGTGAAGAAACAACGAGACTAATTGGTGCAGAAGTGGGAATTACTCAGGTGTTAAATGAGGATGCATGGCAGCGTAATGACGGAACACATGATGAACAGACAAGGTCAGTCCAAGCAGGGGAAGTGGGGGACAGTGTTGGACAAAAGTCTGAAACAGGTGAACATGCATTAGCCTCAGATCAGACAGAGGAAGGAAAATGCTCGAGTTCTGAGAGAATAATTGAGGAGAGACAGGAAATAAACCTTCCAACAAAGACAAGAATCAGATATGACCATGACACATCTCCTACAGATAAATGTAACCCACATCCGGTAGAGAAGGCAGAAATGAGACAAACCCATTCACAGGACAATCTGAAGGATCAGAGAGAGGACGCGGGTCACGAAATAAGCCCCGAAGAAGTTACGGCGAAGGAGACCGGCGCGAAGAGAAACACTTCAACAGACCTTCAACGCCGAGCGGAGACGTTAGAGAGAATAGAGGAAGATATGAGTCAGAGAGACAAAGATGAGAGGGTGAGTATTGGAAAGCTGAAAATAGAAGCACCGGGGGAGTTGATGGGTAATGTGGGCAACCCtcagggggagaggaggagtgcACCAGCTCAATTGAAAGAACAAGAGTTGTCAGCGGAAGTCGAGAGCTCTCCACGTGTTGAATGTAAAAAATTGTCAGAGGGAACAAAAGACCCTCTTACAGCAGAAAATACCGCACCACTCCAGGTGATAGAGTCTGGAGTGGAGGAGACGTTCGTAGAACGATTCGGAGAAGATTTGGTCAGGAGGATTTGGGAGGAGGTGTTTGATCTGAAGGCGCAGGCCTCTGACAGAGACGCAAATTTTGATGATGGAATGGTGGGCGAGCTCGTAGACACAGCTGATATCACACTCGATCGCCATCTTCCCTTTGAGAAAGACTCTGATGATGCTTTTGATTCAGGTGTGTTTTCCTTGACAGAACTGCCACCTGATCCAAATTCGAGCCTCTGTCGAGGCCTAGAGCAAACCATAGCGACCGAGAGCAACGAATACTCCCCAAATGAAAAAAGTCAGTCGCTTTACACAATAGAACAAACTCACTTACTCCCAGAATCTCAGGCTGATTCGGACTCAAGTGCTCCTCTCAGTCAAGATCTCATTTTAGCGGCTGGGAGAAGGTTGACCGAATCTGCCCAAAGCTCTCCGAGTGATCAGGGAAACTGCGCTCAAATAAAAGCACCATCAGTCACCCGTCAGGGGACAGGCAGACAAATAGAAGAGAGCGCAGTAGCCCACAAGGAGAGATTTAATCAATCAGTTCCCCGAGAGAGATCCCCCTCTGAGACACTAAAAGAGTCCGATAGTCTTGTTTGGTGGAGTGTGTTATACATCCTCAGTCACGTCATCcgacttttaatctgcgccctcTTGGTCGCTGGGTTCTTCCTCGTCGTTTTCATGTGGGATTTCCCAGCATTCTCCGCGCTCTACGGATTTTCATTGAGCTGGTGGTTTTATAAATGGAAGAGGCATCGAGTGATGGGAAACAAGGGGATGGTGGGATAG